A genome region from Glycine max cultivar Williams 82 chromosome 5, Glycine_max_v4.0, whole genome shotgun sequence includes the following:
- the LOC100815756 gene encoding 11S globulin seed storage protein 1, translating to MELDLTPKTAEALFEGDGGGYYTWSSSQVPLLAKNNVGAGRLVLQPRGFALPHYADSSKIGYVIQGTDGVVGMVLPNTKEEVVLKLKKGDVIPVPIGAVSWWFNDGDSDLIIAFLGETSKALVPGQFTYFFLTGALGLVGGFSNELTSKVYGLDNDEVEKLTKSQTGVLIIKLDKSQPMPKPQMNMTKKLVYNIDAARPENVVENAGLVKTLTEKDFPFIGDVGLSVMRVKLEPGAIKAPSYPTNPTVQLIYIARGSGKIEIVDFSGKSVLNTQVEAGHLLVVPQFFVLAEIAGEEGIESYSIVITTKPLFEELAGRRSIWNAFSPTLQQVSLNVDSDFQKFFISKIKESTNLIPPTV from the exons ATGGAGTTGGACTTAACACCGAAGACGGCAGAAGCATTGTTTGAGGGAGATGGTGGAGGTTACTACACTTGGTCAAGTTCTCAAGTGCCACTCCTGGCTAAGAATAATGTTGGTGCAGGTCGCCTTGTGCTTCAGCCTCGTGGCTTTGCCCTTCCTCATTATGCAGATTCATCCAAAATTGGTTATGTCATTCAAG GGACTGATGGCGTAGTTGGGATGGTACTCCCCAACACAAAAGAAGAGGTGGTTTTGAAGCTTAAGAAGGGAGATGTTATACCAGTGCCTATTGGAGCTGTCTCGTGGTGGTTCAACGATGGAGACTCTGATCTCATCATTGCTTTTCTTGGAGAAACTTCAAAGGCTCTTGTTCCTGGCCAATTCACCTATTTCTTTCTAACTGGGGCTCTAGGACTTGTAGGAGGCTTCTCTAATGAGCTCACAAGCAAAGTATATGGTTTGGACAATGATGAGGTGGAAAAGCTCACAAAAAGCCAAACTGGGGTTTTGATCATCAAACTAGACAAAAGTCAACCCATGCCTAAGCCACAAATGAACATGACCAAAAAGCTAGTCTATAATATAGATGCTGCACGCCCAGAAAATGTTGTGGAAAATGCTGGATTAGTCAAAACCTTAACGGAGAAAGATTTTCCTTTTATTGGGGATGTTGGGTTAAGTGTGATGAGAGTGAAACTTGAACCGGGTGCTATTAAGGCACCCTCATACCCAACCAACCCTACGGTTCAGTTGATTTACATTGCCAGAGGAAGTGGCAAGATTGAAATTGTGGACTTTAGTGGAAAGAGTGTATTAAACACTCAAGTTGAGGCTGGTCATTTGCTTGTCGTGCCACAATTCTTTGTGCTTGCTGAAATTGCGGGTGAAGAAGGAATTGAGAGTTACTCCATCGTAATAACTACAAA GCCATTGTTTGAAGAATTGGCTGGAAGGAGATCAATTTGGAACGCCTTTTCGCCTACACTGCAACAAGTGTCTCTTAACGTGGATTCTgattttcaaaagtttttcaTATCCAAGATCAAGGAATCTACCAATCTCATCCCTCCTACTGTTTAG
- the LOC100816293 gene encoding uncharacterized protein LOC100816293 → MELDLTPKTAEVLFEGDGGGYYTWWSSKVPLLAKTNVGAGRLVLQPQGFALPHYADISKVGYVLEGNDGVAGMALRNTREEVVVKLKKGDVIPVPIGSVSWWFNDGDSDLVIIFLGETSKALIPGEITYFFLTGLQGVIGGFSNELTSKIYGLDKDGVEKLIKSQSGVLIIKLDKTQPLPKPQTEITKKLVYNIDVADPENVVENAGLIKTLTEQEFPFIGDVGLSVIRVKLEPGAIKAPSYPINPTVRLIYIARGSGKIEIVDFSGKSALNTQVEAGHLLVVPQFFVVAQIAGEEGMESFSIVITTNPLFEELGGRTSIWSALSPSVQQASLNVDSEFQSLFISKIKETTNLIPPTT, encoded by the exons ATGGAGTTGGACTTGACACCAAAGACAGCAGAAGTGTTGTTTGAGGGAGATGGTGGAGGTTACTACACTTGGTGGAGTTCTAAAGTGCCACTGCTGGCCAAGACCAATGTGGGTGCTGGTCGGTTAGTGCTTCAGCCTCAGGGCTTTGCTCTTCCTCATTATGCAGATATATCCAAAGTAGGTTATGTGCTTGAAG GGAATGATGGTGTAGCTGGGATGGCACTCCGCAACACTAGAGAAGAGGTGGTTGTGAAGCTTAAGAAGGGAGATGTTATACCAGTGCCTATTGGAAGTGTCTCGTGGTGGTTCAACGATGGAGACTCAGATCttgtcattatttttcttgGGGAAACTTCAAAGGCTCTTATTCCTGGCGAAATCACCTATTTCTTTCTAACTGGGCTTCAAGGAGTTATAGGAGGCTTCTCTAATGAGCTCACAAGCAAAATATATGGCTTGGACAAAGATGGGGTGGAAAAGCTCATAAAAAGCCAAAGTGGGGTTTTGATCATCAAGCTAGACAAAACCCAACCTTTGCCTAAGCCACAAACGGAAATAACCAAAAAGCTAGTCTATAATATAGATGTTGCAGACCCCGAAAATGTTGTGGAAAATGCTGGATTAATCAAAACCTTGACGGAGCAAGAGTTTCCTTTTATTGGAGATGTTGGGTTAAGTGTGATTAGAGTGAAACTTGAACCGGGTGCTATTAAGGCACCCTCATACCCAATCAACCCTACGGTTCGGTTAATTTACATTGCTAGAGGAAGTGGCAAGATTGAAATTGTGGACTTTAGTGGAAAGAGTGCATTAAACACTCAAGTTGAGGCTGGTCATTTGCTTGTTGTGCCGCAATTCTTTGTGGTTGCACAAATTGCTGGGGAAGAAGGAATGGAGAGTTTCTCTATTGTCATAACTACAAA TCCTTTATTTGAAGAGTTAGGTGGAAGGACATCAATTTGGAGCGCCTTGTCACCATCTGTGCAACAAGCATCTCTTAACGTGGATTCAGAATTTCAAAGCCTCTTCATATCCAAGATCAAGGAAACCACAAATCTCATTCCTCCCACTACTTAG